TGGGAACCATGAAGCCCTTTTCCGCGCAAAACAAATTTCGGTAGAAATTGCCGCGATTGCTGTAATATTGATAGTCCGCGCGATCAAAATCCTTTACTACCTGCGCCAGACTCCAATCCTCGTAACTGTATTCCAGCGTCCGGGAAACGGATTGCACAACATAGTCGCAGGGAACGTAGCCAAAGGTTTTGTACAGCTTGATCTTTTCCCAGGGAAGGTTGGACAGGCTCTTCATGCCTTCCAGAGCCGTTTGCACATCAAAATCGCGGATGCCCTTTACCCAGGCGTCGGCAATGACTGAAAGGGAGTGATAGCCGATCATGCTCGGCACTTCGTTGCCGGAAAATTCCATCATCGGCAGACTGCCGGAGTGTGCGTATCGTTCAACAAACGTACGGATGAAATCCCGGGTCTTTTCCCGGTTAATGATGGTATACAGCGGATGCAGTCCGCGAAAGGTGTCCCACAGGGAAAAATTCGTATAATCCTCAAAGCCCTTAGCCGTGTAAATCCGGTTATTGGTGCTGCGATAGCGGCCGTCCAAATCCATGTCCAGGCTGGGATGAATGCACGCATGATACAGCGCTGTGTAAAACATGCGCTTTTGCACCTCTGTGCCGCCGTCAACCTGTATTTTTTGCAGTTCTCGATTCCAGGCCGCTTTTGCCGCGTCACGAACGGCGTCAAAATCCCACCCGGGCAGTTCGCCCAGATTTTTCAGCGCCCCGGCCGCACTTACCTTGGAAATGGCAACTTTGACCAGCACGGCGTCATTCGCCTTGGTTGTGAAGCGAAACCAGGCTTTTAGATCCCTCCCGCCGGCTTTTCGTTCACGGCTGAAAACGCCGTCCACGCTAACGCCAAAGCGCTGAAACGGCCTGGAAAACTCGGCAGCGAAATACAATTTCTGGTACATCCGCAAACCACCCACGGACGACCGAAATCCGATAATTTTCCGATCGTTCACGATCTCCAGATACAGGGAATCGGATTTGTCCCGGATGCCGTGCGTCAGGTCCAAAATGATATTGGCCTGATTCGTTTTAGGAAAGGTGTAGCGATGCAAACCGATCCGGCGCGATACCGTCAGCTCCGCGGTGATTCGATCATCCTCAAGAAAAACCTTGTAATAGCCGGGGGAAGCGACTTCGCGGTCGTGGGAAAAAGCCGAACGGTAACCCGATTTTGTATCATCCGGGTCACCGGCGTCAAGCTGTATGTCGCCCACGGTCGGCATGAACAGGATGTCGCCACCTGCGCCTTCGCCGGTGCCGCTATAGTGCGTATGACTGAAGCCCAGAATGCTTTGGTCGGAATAATGATAGCCCGCACAATCGTCTTTTTCGTGGATGCGGGTGTCCGGGCTGAGCTGCACCATGCCCCAGGGGAGCACGGCGCCGGGGAAGGTATGGCCGTCGGAACCCGTGCCAATCAGCGGGTCGACAAACTTTGTGTAGTCCGTGGAAGAGACGTGCTGATGTTTTTTGTGGCAGCCAAGGATAAATAGGGATAGCACGACCAATCCACCTGTCAGTGTTGATTTTAGCTTTGTAATAGTTGATACTCCTTGAAAACGCCCTCTGTTTTTAGTGGAATAAAATATTTTTTAGGACCACGTTGTATAAAAGTCAAAACAAAAAACCCGATCCTTAATTTCTTTCATTACCAAAAAGTTAATAAAACCGCCGGCCATCCTGCACAATCATATCGATAGAATTTCTTTCAAGTTACAAGGTGACTTCATTTTCACCTTATTCTTCACTTTTACAACTTTTTTGCGACGTGCACCCTATTTTTACTGCGGTGTCTGGCCATTTTCCGAATGACGATCGGACTCCCCTGATTATTTTTGAGAATAGGGCAAATAAGAGCCGTGCAAAATTATTCGCAGCTTGCCATCATGGTCTTTTTTGTACGCAAATGTATATTCAACTTTGATTTCATTTTCGGATTTTACCGGAGTAAAAT
This portion of the Calditrichota bacterium genome encodes:
- a CDS encoding glycoside hydrolase family 92 protein, translating into MLSLFILGCHKKHQHVSSTDYTKFVDPLIGTGSDGHTFPGAVLPWGMVQLSPDTRIHEKDDCAGYHYSDQSILGFSHTHYSGTGEGAGGDILFMPTVGDIQLDAGDPDDTKSGYRSAFSHDREVASPGYYKVFLEDDRITAELTVSRRIGLHRYTFPKTNQANIILDLTHGIRDKSDSLYLEIVNDRKIIGFRSSVGGLRMYQKLYFAAEFSRPFQRFGVSVDGVFSRERKAGGRDLKAWFRFTTKANDAVLVKVAISKVSAAGALKNLGELPGWDFDAVRDAAKAAWNRELQKIQVDGGTEVQKRMFYTALYHACIHPSLDMDLDGRYRSTNNRIYTAKGFEDYTNFSLWDTFRGLHPLYTIINREKTRDFIRTFVERYAHSGSLPMMEFSGNEVPSMIGYHSLSVIADAWVKGIRDFDVQTALEGMKSLSNLPWEKIKLYKTFGYVPCDYVVQSVSRTLEYSYEDWSLAQVVKDFDRADYQYYSNRGNFYRNLFCAEKGFMVPRDSQRRWLRNFDPRDFSKHYTQGNAWQYTLFVPQDIQGLIRLMGGDKTFEDYLDAYFTTDSPGRVGWIGQYRHGNEPSHHVAYLYNFAGAPWKTQRRVREILDTQYADRPDGLAGNDDAGQLSAWYVLSAMGFYSVTPGMDYYVIGSPLFKHVTIYLENGKSFEIIAKNNGPNRPCIQSAELNGKPWSKSYLRHADIMAGGTIVFEMGRQPNREWGAGEADRPYSVEFNSVSMPNMRVAGFTIQPDGTVSFQDRCTVTLSCDDPNAEIYYTTDGSQPDRTSIPYRDRFTLTETTRLRVRAFRPGFYPSYATPLRLRKLKMKPALPLVEAQPGVRYAIRELWLCKKTADMDQYSVVNAGVAPDFAPDRIKLSQKSGVAYSGYIKIPADGIYTFYSLSDDGSAVFIDGELIVDNDGSHRARERSSRVGLKAGFHAIRVKHFQIGGTPKLEIKWQGPGIEEQKIPASVLFHKD